The following are encoded in a window of Brevibacillus ruminantium genomic DNA:
- a CDS encoding bifunctional 2',3'-cyclic-nucleotide 2'-phosphodiesterase/3'-nucleotidase: MKKGSINKLVGCLLTATLAVGVLSFPFNTVSANEAILKLRLLETTDIHTNIVNYDYYQDKATDEFGLAKTATLIKQARAEVTNSMLFDNGDLIQGNPLGDYVAKINPLKDGDTHPVYKAMNLLNYDAGNIGNHEFNFGLEHLDRSLKGSKFPYVNANVYVDDKDNNPANDKNYFTPYLILDRTFKDESGKDVQLKVGVIGFVPPQIMNWDKANLEGKVIAKDIVETAKKYVPEMKKKGADLIVAIPHSGLGPVEPGANLENASYQLTKVEGIDAVLFGHSHSVFPGAGFDDIPNVDNKKGLINGKPAVMPGFWGNHLGVVDLTLKKDNGKWTVADANTKALPIFDKNEKKSLADADPKIVEAVKEDHDHTVEWVRSAVGTTSSPIYSYFALVQDDPSIQIVTNAQKWFVEKYIKGTEYENIPVLSAGAPFKAGGRNGASYYTNIPAGTIAIKNVSDLYIYPNTLKAVLVNGTQLKDWLERSAGQFNQIDVKKTEEQELINEAFPTYNYDVIDGVTYQIDVTQPSKFAIDGKLENPNANRIKNLQYNGKDVKPEDKFLIVTNNYRASNGGNFPGADGTTIVIDSPDENRQVVIDYILDQKTINPAADNNWSFAPIAEKVNVTFTTSPDAIPFAEKMSHMKYIKTLESGFAKFSIDLSKPASK; encoded by the coding sequence ATGAAAAAAGGGAGCATTAATAAGCTTGTCGGCTGTTTGCTAACCGCAACATTGGCCGTAGGTGTCCTTTCATTTCCTTTCAACACGGTAAGCGCGAACGAAGCCATCCTGAAATTGCGTCTGCTTGAGACGACCGACATTCATACGAACATCGTCAACTACGATTACTATCAAGACAAAGCGACAGACGAATTTGGTCTGGCCAAAACCGCGACTTTGATCAAGCAAGCGCGCGCGGAAGTAACCAACTCGATGCTGTTTGACAACGGCGACCTGATTCAGGGCAATCCGCTCGGCGATTATGTAGCCAAAATCAACCCGCTTAAAGATGGCGATACACACCCTGTTTACAAAGCCATGAATCTGTTGAACTACGATGCGGGAAATATCGGAAACCACGAATTCAACTTCGGCTTGGAGCATCTTGATCGCAGCCTGAAAGGTTCTAAATTTCCGTACGTAAATGCAAACGTTTACGTGGACGACAAAGATAACAACCCTGCCAACGACAAAAACTACTTCACGCCATATCTGATCCTGGACCGCACGTTCAAGGATGAGAGCGGCAAAGACGTACAGTTGAAAGTTGGCGTGATCGGTTTCGTCCCTCCGCAAATCATGAACTGGGACAAGGCGAACCTGGAAGGAAAAGTGATCGCCAAGGACATCGTGGAAACAGCGAAAAAATACGTTCCTGAGATGAAGAAAAAAGGCGCTGACCTGATTGTAGCGATCCCTCACTCTGGTCTCGGACCAGTTGAACCAGGTGCTAATCTGGAGAACGCCAGCTACCAACTGACCAAAGTAGAAGGAATTGACGCTGTATTGTTTGGTCACTCCCACTCCGTATTCCCAGGAGCCGGATTTGACGACATCCCGAATGTGGACAATAAAAAGGGCCTGATCAACGGCAAACCAGCCGTCATGCCAGGATTCTGGGGCAACCATCTGGGCGTTGTCGACCTCACTTTGAAAAAAGACAACGGTAAATGGACGGTAGCCGATGCCAACACCAAGGCATTGCCGATCTTTGACAAGAACGAGAAAAAATCTCTTGCAGACGCAGATCCTAAGATTGTGGAAGCTGTAAAAGAGGATCACGATCACACAGTTGAATGGGTTCGTTCCGCAGTGGGAACCACAAGCTCTCCGATCTACAGCTACTTCGCACTGGTTCAGGACGACCCGTCCATCCAGATCGTGACCAACGCGCAAAAATGGTTCGTAGAGAAGTACATCAAGGGAACCGAATACGAAAACATTCCTGTTCTCTCCGCGGGTGCTCCGTTCAAAGCAGGCGGACGCAATGGCGCTTCTTACTACACCAATATCCCGGCAGGCACCATCGCGATCAAAAACGTTTCTGACCTGTACATCTATCCGAACACACTGAAGGCTGTTCTGGTAAATGGTACGCAATTGAAAGATTGGCTGGAGCGTTCTGCCGGTCAGTTCAACCAGATTGATGTGAAGAAAACAGAAGAACAAGAGCTGATCAACGAAGCCTTCCCAACCTACAACTACGATGTGATCGACGGCGTTACTTATCAAATCGACGTAACCCAGCCATCCAAATTTGCCATTGATGGCAAGCTGGAAAACCCGAATGCAAACCGCATTAAAAATCTGCAGTACAACGGAAAAGACGTAAAACCGGAAGACAAATTCCTGATCGTAACCAACAACTACCGTGCGAGCAACGGCGGAAACTTCCCGGGAGCAGATGGAACCACTATCGTCATTGACTCTCCAGACGAAAACCGTCAAGTCGTGATCGATTACATCCTGGATCAAAAAACCATTAATCCGGCAGCGGACAATAACTGGTCCTTTGCTCCGATTGCAGAGAAAGTAAATGTGACGTTTACGACTTCTCCTGATGCCATTCCGTTTGCAGAAAAAATGTCTCACATGAAATACATCAAAACCCTGGAGAGCGGGTTTGCGAAGTTCAGCATCGATCTTTCCAAGCCAGCTTCCAAATAA
- a CDS encoding IS3 family transposase (programmed frameshift), with product MAKFTADDKLSAALRYLDGTESYESIATTLGTTESVVRNWVKQYEHNGVEAFRKSYTSYSAQFKLDVLNYMNHFGTSPNETAAIFQITSPALIRKWRIQFHSLGIDALQSKKKGRPTMKKETKKGIPVEGSVEALREEVERLRMENAYPKKVECLSSKQGKITKQDKAQVVFELRTEFPVKALLKFAGIPRSTYYYYVKMNNRPDKHAELKAVIQVIYHEHKGRYGYRRITHELRILGYLVNHKKVQRLMNKLGLKSIVRMKKYRSYKGKVGKTAPNLLNRDFHAEKPNEKWVTDITEFKLFGEKLYLSPMLDLYNGEIIAYTVDTRPRYSLVSKMLEQACRRLTATDRLMIHSDQGWHYQMNQYRQVLKDNNITQSMSRKGNCYDNAVMESFFGTLKSEFLYTQEFESVEQFKRELAKYIDYYNNKRIKTKLKGLSPVQYRTQTLRTA from the exons ATGGCCAAATTTACAGCTGACGATAAATTGTCGGCGGCTCTACGCTATTTAGATGGTACAGAGAGTTATGAATCGATTGCTACGACCCTGGGTACAACAGAAAGCGTCGTTCGAAATTGGGTGAAGCAATACGAGCACAATGGTGTAGAAGCATTTAGAAAATCCTATACAAGCTACTCCGCCCAATTTAAACTAGACGTACTCAATTATATGAATCATTTTGGGACGTCTCCGAATGAAACTGCTGCCATTTTCCAAATCACCTCTCCTGCTTTAATCCGGAAATGGAGAATACAATTTCATTCACTCGGAATAGACGCCCTACAATCGAAGAAAAAGGGGCGTCCAACCATGAAAAAAGAAACTAAAAAGGGGATACCTGTTGAGGGCTCAGTCGAGGCATTACGGGAAGAAGTAGAGCGTTTACGCATGGAGAATGCTTACC CTAAAAAAGTTGAATGCCTTAGTTCAAAGCAAGGAAAAATTACAAAGCAAGACAAAGCGCAAGTAGTATTTGAGCTAAGGACAGAATTCCCTGTAAAAGCTTTACTGAAATTCGCTGGCATTCCACGCAGTACCTACTATTACTATGTGAAAATGAACAATCGTCCAGATAAACATGCTGAATTAAAAGCAGTGATTCAGGTCATTTACCATGAACATAAAGGGCGCTACGGGTACCGCCGTATTACGCATGAACTGAGGATTCTGGGGTATCTGGTAAATCATAAAAAAGTTCAGAGATTAATGAACAAGTTAGGTTTAAAAAGCATAGTTCGGATGAAAAAATATCGCTCGTATAAAGGGAAAGTTGGCAAGACAGCACCGAATCTATTGAACCGAGATTTCCATGCAGAAAAGCCAAACGAGAAGTGGGTAACAGATATAACTGAGTTTAAGTTATTTGGTGAAAAGCTCTATTTATCACCAATGTTAGATTTGTATAACGGAGAAATTATCGCTTATACCGTTGATACAAGACCAAGATATTCTCTTGTGTCTAAAATGTTGGAACAAGCATGTCGACGATTAACCGCTACAGACAGATTGATGATTCACTCGGATCAAGGTTGGCATTACCAGATGAACCAATACCGACAGGTATTGAAAGACAATAACATCACCCAGAGCATGTCGCGAAAAGGAAACTGTTATGACAACGCTGTGATGGAGAGTTTCTTTGGAACTTTAAAATCGGAATTCTTATATACGCAAGAGTTTGAAAGTGTGGAACAATTTAAACGAGAGTTAGCAAAATACATCGATTACTATAACAACAAGCGAATCAAGACAAAATTAAAAGGTCTGAGTCCAGTGCAATACCGAACTCAAACCTTGCGCACTGCTTAA
- a CDS encoding phosphotransferase, whose product MNKSIVPSLEHAFRCRVYGVKPRRNVNYLKTDRGHWIIKGYKEREKAEWVTQLSEALREKGFVHTVQYIPDREGKTIFPFQGKYYTIMKMIDGRESDNASLPDVKKAAETLARFHLAARHFPVIGPFPLDGKPALLDKWESRLEHFERITWQIEHKGPQNRLEQLIAEMAEETIRDGNSILQAAYKMPLTAELYTSFEQGTLAHRDVASHNFLLTPRGNCYLIDLDTVGQDMQLVDLVQFMGRMLLLQEYQMSSFVEAIEAYSSIHYLSDTQIWMIHQLLRYPDNLLREITGIYGNRPGYHMRGVLQLCQMEERLRDDRQRFLRSGEHLFRGSPWGEYHFVG is encoded by the coding sequence ATGAATAAATCCATTGTTCCGTCTCTCGAACATGCATTCCGCTGCCGGGTTTACGGGGTAAAGCCCCGTCGGAACGTGAATTACCTGAAAACGGATCGGGGCCATTGGATTATTAAAGGGTATAAGGAACGAGAAAAAGCTGAGTGGGTGACGCAACTCTCTGAAGCTTTGCGAGAGAAAGGGTTTGTGCATACGGTTCAGTACATCCCAGATCGAGAAGGGAAGACCATCTTCCCTTTTCAGGGCAAATACTACACGATCATGAAAATGATCGACGGTCGAGAGTCAGATAATGCTTCTTTACCGGATGTAAAGAAAGCGGCGGAGACACTGGCCCGATTTCATCTGGCTGCGCGGCATTTTCCCGTCATCGGCCCGTTTCCACTTGACGGAAAACCGGCCTTGCTGGATAAATGGGAGAGCCGGCTGGAGCACTTTGAGCGGATTACCTGGCAAATCGAACACAAAGGCCCGCAAAATCGGCTGGAGCAACTCATTGCGGAAATGGCAGAAGAAACGATCCGCGATGGAAACAGCATTCTTCAAGCAGCGTACAAAATGCCGCTGACAGCAGAACTCTACACGAGCTTTGAACAGGGGACGTTGGCTCACAGGGATGTCGCCAGTCATAATTTTTTGCTTACGCCCCGAGGAAATTGTTATCTGATCGATCTTGATACGGTCGGTCAGGATATGCAGTTGGTTGATCTTGTGCAGTTCATGGGGAGAATGCTGCTTTTGCAAGAGTACCAGATGTCATCATTTGTTGAAGCAATTGAGGCTTACAGCAGTATCCACTACTTGAGTGACACGCAAATCTGGATGATTCACCAGCTTCTGCGCTATCCAGATAACCTTTTGCGCGAAATAACAGGTATTTATGGCAACCGTCCCGGATACCATATGCGAGGAGTATTGCAGCTTTGCCAAATGGAAGAGAGATTGCGGGATGATCGGCAGCGCTTTTTGCGCTCCGGGGAGCATCTTTTTCGCGGGTCGCCTTGGGGAGAGTATCATTTCGTCGGATAA
- the safA gene encoding SafA/ExsA family spore coat assembly protein translates to MRIHVVQKGDTMWKIAKRYGVDFKELLRLNSQIKNPDLIYPGLRVKIPAKGTPVRPRPTPPSPSSESPQMNESPNRMENLSPEVKERPIVPVPEVPERIEGRPMETPEEEREMEELGVEEMEKEEELEPEMEENVKIEAEMETPMALPPMPQALPPTPPALPRPQQRVSPEAISPPIPRPIMPPTPPKIVPLPPQPPAKEKPFEPLAPAPMPRTQVSPLETTPQKPTLPMPPMQPPTPAPLPRTQVSPFEMTPQVPQKPTRPMPPLQPPTPVPFPRTQVSPLETIPQVPQSPTRPMPPMMPPAHVSPAQPLPYPPVPSYPQVLPQQTYLPNLRPCPPCGRPPFLVHPLPRVEAETLPEMLPNYPPMGYPEMMPHHGMMPHVMPESLSPMVPHPNIMPYVMPETMPNMMPNMMPHPNIVPYVMPETMPNMMPYSNIMPHVMPETMPNMPFVHPYYEEREHSSARPSRRRRRRKHEDSSSCSSDDRQITPYDYESIPCSEDQVSMYQQHSYQTAYPSSPGSATAPAPEMWPDWETGYDESPS, encoded by the coding sequence GTGAGAATCCATGTAGTGCAAAAAGGCGATACCATGTGGAAAATCGCAAAAAGATATGGAGTCGACTTTAAAGAGCTGCTTCGCCTGAACAGTCAAATAAAAAATCCTGATCTCATCTATCCTGGATTGCGGGTAAAGATTCCAGCGAAGGGTACACCTGTGCGGCCAAGACCGACGCCCCCTTCCCCTTCCAGTGAATCTCCACAAATGAATGAAAGTCCAAATCGGATGGAAAATCTGTCGCCTGAAGTGAAGGAGCGACCGATTGTACCTGTACCGGAAGTGCCCGAGCGAATTGAGGGCAGACCTATGGAAACACCGGAAGAAGAACGGGAAATGGAAGAACTGGGAGTAGAGGAGATGGAAAAAGAAGAAGAGCTGGAGCCAGAGATGGAAGAAAACGTGAAGATTGAGGCGGAAATGGAAACGCCGATGGCACTGCCACCCATGCCTCAAGCCCTGCCACCAACACCGCCAGCACTTCCGCGTCCGCAGCAGCGGGTCTCGCCGGAAGCGATTTCACCGCCTATTCCGAGGCCCATCATGCCACCGACCCCGCCGAAGATTGTTCCATTGCCTCCACAACCGCCTGCCAAAGAGAAGCCATTTGAGCCGCTGGCACCGGCGCCAATGCCACGTACGCAGGTCAGTCCGCTGGAGACGACTCCGCAAAAGCCCACTTTGCCAATGCCACCTATGCAGCCGCCAACACCGGCACCGTTGCCACGTACGCAGGTCAGTCCGTTTGAGATGACTCCACAAGTGCCTCAAAAGCCAACTCGACCAATGCCGCCGCTGCAGCCGCCAACACCGGTGCCATTCCCACGTACGCAGGTCAGCCCGCTGGAGACGATTCCGCAGGTGCCGCAAAGTCCAACTCGGCCAATGCCGCCCATGATGCCGCCGGCACATGTGAGCCCAGCGCAACCGCTGCCTTATCCGCCCGTGCCGTCCTATCCGCAAGTACTGCCGCAGCAAACCTATCTGCCAAATCTGCGTCCATGCCCGCCATGTGGACGTCCACCGTTTTTGGTACATCCACTGCCGCGTGTTGAGGCTGAGACCTTGCCGGAAATGCTGCCAAACTATCCTCCCATGGGGTATCCAGAGATGATGCCGCATCACGGCATGATGCCTCATGTCATGCCGGAATCTTTGTCGCCCATGGTGCCGCATCCTAACATCATGCCCTATGTCATGCCGGAGACGATGCCGAACATGATGCCGAACATGATGCCGCATCCCAACATCGTACCCTATGTCATGCCGGAAACAATGCCGAATATGATGCCGTACTCCAACATCATGCCCCATGTCATGCCAGAGACTATGCCAAACATGCCGTTCGTGCATCCGTACTACGAAGAGCGGGAGCATTCGTCAGCGAGACCATCACGCAGAAGAAGGCGTAGAAAACATGAGGATTCTTCCTCCTGCTCATCTGATGATAGACAGATCACGCCGTATGATTATGAATCAATCCCCTGCTCCGAAGACCAGGTAAGCATGTATCAGCAGCACTCCTATCAAACGGCATATCCTTCCTCACCCGGCTCGGCAACGGCTCCGGCACCGGAAATGTGGCCGGATTGGGAAACGGGATATGACGAATCTCCGTCTTGA
- the pheA gene encoding prephenate dehydratase, whose translation MEKKLAFLGPHGTFSEEAARALTAEQRFQHLPYPSIIDVITAVANHEVNYGVVPIENTIEGTVNSALDWLIHEVDLPILGELALPISQHLLVARREVPLELSAIERILSHPHAIAQCHNFIREQLPNAVIEYTNSTAKAAQIVSEHPEELWAAIGTRLNPEIYPLSFAWQEIQDYSNNYTRFWLIGTEPLVLPVSPKEKTTILLSMPEDFPGALYQVLAAFAWRKINLSKIESRPTKKGLGSYYFVIDIEQKVDEILLPGAFAEIEALGCQVRQLGTYPSYIYKAN comes from the coding sequence ATGGAGAAGAAGCTAGCATTCTTAGGACCGCACGGAACCTTCAGTGAGGAAGCAGCGCGTGCTTTGACCGCCGAACAGCGGTTTCAACACTTGCCGTATCCGAGCATCATTGATGTGATCACAGCCGTAGCCAATCATGAAGTGAACTACGGGGTTGTTCCGATCGAAAATACAATTGAGGGTACCGTAAACTCCGCACTGGATTGGCTGATACATGAAGTCGATTTGCCGATTTTGGGAGAGCTGGCGTTGCCGATATCCCAGCATTTGCTGGTTGCTCGCCGTGAGGTGCCGCTTGAATTGTCGGCAATCGAGCGAATTCTGTCTCATCCACATGCCATTGCCCAATGCCATAATTTTATTCGCGAGCAATTGCCCAACGCTGTGATTGAGTACACGAACAGTACAGCAAAAGCCGCACAAATTGTCAGCGAGCATCCAGAAGAACTTTGGGCGGCCATCGGTACTCGGTTAAATCCCGAGATTTACCCGCTTTCTTTCGCTTGGCAGGAGATTCAAGACTATTCCAATAACTACACCCGATTTTGGTTGATCGGTACGGAACCACTGGTGTTGCCCGTTTCACCCAAGGAAAAGACAACCATTTTATTAAGCATGCCAGAGGATTTTCCCGGGGCTCTCTACCAGGTGTTGGCTGCTTTTGCATGGCGCAAGATCAACCTGTCCAAAATCGAGTCCCGACCCACGAAAAAAGGGCTGGGCAGTTATTATTTTGTCATCGATATTGAGCAAAAAGTGGATGAGATTCTGCTTCCCGGAGCATTTGCGGAGATTGAAGCACTGGGCTGTCAGGTTAGACAGCTTGGCACGTATCCGTCTTACATTTATAAAGCAAACTAG
- the thrB gene encoding homoserine kinase: MVARPAVRVRIPASTANLGPGFDTLGMAFELYSVIEMSIAELTTIVVEGPELQGVPLDKSNLLYEVAADLFQKAGQPAPELLIRASSEAPLTRGLGSSAAAIVGALVAANHLAGEPFTREELFRMATWREGHPDNVGASLFGGVVVASMPEHEHEEIPFVRFDPPAGLKTLAIIPDFPLSTEKARNVLPTMYSKHDVIYNVGHSSLLVAALAHSRLDLLSQAMKDRMHQPYRAELVPGLSEILQEATENGALGATLSGAGPTILCFYQTDENCNQIRSFVERVMNGQGVSYRAMQLNPDQLGAQVVFEERE, encoded by the coding sequence ATGGTTGCACGCCCTGCAGTACGCGTACGAATACCGGCAAGTACAGCCAATCTCGGCCCTGGATTTGACACGCTCGGCATGGCATTTGAATTGTATTCCGTCATCGAAATGTCGATCGCAGAGCTGACAACTATTGTGGTGGAAGGCCCTGAACTCCAGGGCGTTCCTCTCGACAAAAGCAATTTGCTCTATGAAGTGGCTGCCGATCTGTTCCAGAAAGCAGGGCAGCCTGCTCCTGAGCTGTTGATCCGTGCCAGCAGTGAGGCGCCGCTGACCCGGGGACTTGGGAGTAGTGCAGCGGCTATTGTCGGTGCACTCGTGGCAGCCAATCACTTGGCGGGTGAACCGTTTACGCGTGAAGAGTTGTTCCGGATGGCAACCTGGAGAGAAGGACATCCTGACAATGTAGGCGCGTCCCTGTTCGGCGGTGTAGTGGTCGCAAGCATGCCAGAGCATGAGCACGAAGAGATACCGTTCGTCCGCTTTGATCCTCCAGCAGGTTTGAAGACGCTGGCGATCATTCCCGATTTTCCGCTGTCGACGGAAAAGGCTAGAAATGTCCTGCCGACGATGTACAGCAAGCACGATGTGATTTATAATGTTGGTCATAGCAGTCTGCTGGTGGCCGCCTTGGCACATAGCAGGCTTGACCTGTTGAGCCAGGCGATGAAGGATCGAATGCATCAGCCGTATCGTGCCGAGCTCGTACCCGGGCTGTCGGAGATTTTACAGGAAGCAACAGAGAATGGAGCCTTGGGGGCGACGCTCAGCGGAGCCGGACCGACAATCCTCTGCTTTTATCAAACAGATGAGAATTGCAACCAGATACGCAGCTTTGTCGAGCGTGTGATGAACGGACAAGGCGTTTCCTATCGCGCGATGCAACTAAATCCAGATCAACTTGGCGCACAGGTAGTATTCGAAGAGAGAGAGTAA
- the thrC gene encoding threonine synthase: MSQAPSQLTISRHTGILERYRNFLPITDKTPLISLHEGSTPLIHAPNLSEKLGVELYVKYEGLNPTGSFKDRGMVMAVAKAVEEGSQTIMCASTGNTSAAAAAYAARAGLRCIVLIPSGNIALGKLAQAIAYGAEVIAIDGNFDEALRIVRDITASEPITLVNSVNPYRIEGQKTSAFEICDALGQAPDILAIPVGNAGNITAYWKGFTEYHEKGLIKSLPKMYGFQAAGAAPLVLGETVENPETIATAIRIGNPASKEGALRAVSESAGLVDSVTDEEILEAYQMLAKYEGIFCEPASAASVAGVIKARKQGKIPADVKVACVLTGNGLKDPNIALKLVGEEPRSVPATRDAVMSLIGEKAGEA; encoded by the coding sequence ATGAGTCAAGCACCATCACAGTTAACCATTAGCCGCCACACTGGCATTCTGGAAAGATACCGCAACTTTTTGCCAATTACGGATAAAACGCCGTTGATCAGCCTCCACGAAGGAAGCACCCCACTGATCCATGCGCCCAACCTCAGTGAAAAGCTGGGTGTCGAGCTGTATGTCAAGTACGAGGGGCTGAACCCTACGGGCTCCTTTAAAGACAGGGGTATGGTCATGGCGGTAGCCAAGGCAGTCGAAGAAGGAAGTCAAACGATTATGTGTGCTTCTACCGGAAATACTTCGGCTGCTGCCGCTGCGTATGCTGCGAGGGCAGGACTTCGCTGCATCGTTCTGATTCCAAGCGGCAACATCGCCTTGGGTAAATTGGCGCAAGCGATTGCGTACGGGGCCGAGGTGATTGCCATCGATGGAAATTTTGATGAAGCACTGCGAATTGTCCGTGATATTACAGCATCTGAACCCATTACCCTAGTAAACTCCGTCAACCCGTATCGAATCGAGGGACAAAAAACATCTGCATTCGAGATTTGCGATGCTTTGGGGCAGGCTCCGGATATTCTGGCCATCCCGGTAGGGAACGCAGGCAATATTACGGCCTACTGGAAAGGATTTACCGAGTACCATGAAAAAGGACTGATTAAAAGCTTGCCTAAAATGTACGGCTTTCAGGCAGCTGGCGCGGCGCCTCTGGTGCTTGGCGAGACCGTGGAAAACCCGGAAACGATCGCAACGGCGATCCGTATCGGTAACCCGGCCAGCAAAGAAGGAGCGCTGCGGGCTGTTTCTGAGTCAGCAGGACTGGTCGACAGCGTGACGGATGAAGAGATTCTAGAGGCGTATCAGATGTTGGCCAAATATGAGGGGATTTTCTGTGAACCAGCCTCTGCCGCTTCCGTAGCAGGTGTGATCAAAGCACGTAAACAAGGAAAAATACCGGCGGATGTAAAAGTTGCCTGTGTATTGACAGGAAACGGCTTGAAAGACCCCAATATAGCCTTGAAGCTGGTAGGAGAAGAGCCACGCTCTGTTCCGGCGACTCGCGATGCGGTAATGTCTCTGATCGGTGAGAAAGCAGGGGAGGCCTGA
- a CDS encoding homoserine dehydrogenase, whose translation MEKKNVRVGLMGFGTVGTGVVRIVQAHQEDLQKQTGLGIEIARILVQNADKSRNIAAMNELVTTNADELLNDENIDVVVEVIGGISPAKEYILAALERGKHVVTANKDLMALHGAEILQKAEEKGCDVFYEASVAGGIPILRALVEGFASDRITKMMGIVNGTTNYILTKMSQEGADYAEVLKEAQALGYAEADPTSDVEGFDAARKMAILATLGFRVPMKLEDVDVKGISGVSKADIAYGKKLGYEVKLLGLARRDGDAIEVSVQPTMVVKNHPLASVNGVFNAVYVHGEAVGETMFYGPGAGELPTATAVVSDLVTVVKNMKLGVNGRGVVAPYKEKVLKEDSQKLSKYFLRMIVADKRGVLAQITQHLAEKNISLEQVLQQPYNQGKQAEIILVSHLAAKSDMESVLSYLQGMEIVEEIKSCYRVEGGE comes from the coding sequence ATGGAGAAGAAGAATGTACGTGTGGGACTGATGGGGTTCGGGACGGTTGGAACCGGAGTAGTGCGTATTGTGCAAGCTCATCAGGAGGATTTGCAAAAGCAAACGGGTTTGGGTATCGAGATAGCCAGGATACTCGTGCAAAACGCTGATAAGTCCCGCAACATCGCGGCAATGAACGAGTTGGTTACGACGAATGCAGATGAACTGCTGAATGATGAGAACATCGATGTTGTCGTCGAGGTAATCGGCGGCATCTCACCGGCCAAAGAGTACATTCTGGCGGCTCTGGAACGAGGCAAGCATGTGGTGACTGCCAATAAAGACCTGATGGCCCTGCATGGTGCTGAAATTTTGCAAAAAGCAGAGGAAAAAGGCTGTGATGTCTTTTATGAAGCAAGTGTAGCAGGGGGGATCCCGATCCTTCGCGCTCTGGTGGAAGGCTTTGCTTCGGACCGCATCACCAAAATGATGGGAATCGTCAATGGGACGACGAACTATATTTTGACCAAAATGAGCCAAGAGGGCGCGGATTACGCAGAAGTTCTGAAGGAAGCGCAAGCGCTGGGCTACGCAGAAGCTGATCCGACCTCTGATGTGGAAGGATTTGACGCGGCCCGGAAAATGGCAATCCTTGCCACGCTGGGTTTCCGGGTCCCGATGAAGCTGGAGGACGTGGATGTGAAAGGCATCAGCGGCGTCTCCAAAGCGGATATCGCTTACGGCAAAAAGCTGGGCTACGAAGTGAAATTGCTTGGACTGGCGCGCCGTGACGGGGATGCAATCGAGGTGAGCGTACAGCCGACTATGGTGGTAAAAAACCACCCGTTGGCATCAGTGAATGGTGTATTCAACGCTGTTTACGTTCACGGGGAAGCAGTCGGGGAAACCATGTTTTACGGACCGGGTGCAGGAGAGCTGCCGACGGCTACCGCAGTTGTTTCGGATCTGGTCACCGTGGTGAAAAACATGAAACTGGGTGTAAACGGACGCGGTGTCGTCGCTCCTTATAAAGAAAAAGTCCTGAAAGAAGACAGTCAGAAGCTATCGAAATATTTTCTGCGCATGATTGTGGCCGACAAGCGAGGCGTATTGGCACAGATTACCCAGCATCTGGCGGAGAAAAATATCTCCTTGGAGCAGGTGCTTCAGCAGCCGTATAACCAAGGCAAACAAGCAGAGATCATCCTGGTGTCTCACCTGGCTGCCAAGAGCGATATGGAAAGCGTCCTCTCCTATCTGCAAGGTATGGAGATCGTTGAGGAAATTAAAAGCTGCTATCGGGTAGAGGGAGGAGAATAA
- a CDS encoding ACT domain-containing protein yields the protein MNREENFYLIRADILPESISKTIEAKKLLESGQVDTVNEAVERVGLSRSAFYKYKDSIFPFNAMMSEKIMTITFALEHRSGLLSRVLQYVADLGGNVLTINQTIPLQGIANITLSVDMANLRVSSTEFLEGLQEINGVRKAMIVGRG from the coding sequence GTGAACAGGGAAGAAAACTTTTATCTGATAAGAGCAGACATCTTGCCTGAATCGATTTCAAAGACGATTGAGGCAAAAAAACTGCTTGAATCCGGCCAGGTGGATACGGTAAACGAGGCAGTGGAACGCGTCGGACTGAGCAGGAGTGCTTTTTACAAGTACAAGGACAGTATCTTTCCCTTTAATGCGATGATGAGTGAGAAAATCATGACGATTACCTTCGCATTGGAGCACCGTTCTGGGTTGCTGTCGCGGGTTCTGCAATATGTCGCTGACCTGGGAGGCAACGTACTGACAATCAACCAGACCATCCCGTTGCAGGGAATTGCCAATATTACCTTGTCGGTTGACATGGCCAATCTGAGGGTTTCGAGCACGGAGTTTCTGGAAGGCTTGCAAGAGATAAACGGCGTTCGCAAAGCGATGATTGTCGGACGCGGGTAA